A single genomic interval of Pectinophora gossypiella chromosome 22, ilPecGoss1.1, whole genome shotgun sequence harbors:
- the LOC126377168 gene encoding cathepsin B-like: MLRLLVLALATFVSCDFDEELHNKYLSMPHDEFVEYFNSRNYSYTIKAYDFDPVVGMVKTFIPEGIPVISYNDSSVADLPENFDSREKWSHCATIGEIHNQGKCGSCWTFGTSNTASDRTCIHKGVTVRLSQQDFNCFSKDVCRGGYPNEAFEFYVSTGLVTQECKPYDIEFLKKRQCDKKCVNGADYAGDKHRGSSVKAVNSEEGTIKAELFKNGPIQAAFSVYEDFKKYEGGIYEHKYGELLGGHSVRLIGYGVENNVPYWLVANSWGTGWGEKGFFRIKRYGKDVEFENYLCTVFP, encoded by the exons atgttacgTTTATTAGTATTGGCTTTGGCCACGTTTGTCTCCTGTGACTTCGACGAGGAATTACACAATAAGTACCTGTCGATGCCACATGATGAGTTTGTGGAGTACTTCAACAGCCGTAATTACTCCTACACGATCAAGGCTTACGACTTTGATCCAGTAGTCGGAATG GTAAAAACCTTCATCCCAGAAGGTATCCCCGTGATCAGTTACAATGACAGTTCAGTTGCCGATTTACCTGAGAACTTTGACTCCAGGGAGAAGTGGTCACATTGTGCCACCATTGGAGAAATTCACAACCAGGGCAAATGTGGTTCCTGTTGGACCTTCGGCACCTCCAACACGGCTTCTGATCGCACTTGCATCCACAAAGGCGTGACTGTTCGACTTTCTCAACAGGATTTCAACTGCTTCTCCAAAGACGTTTGTAGGGGGGGTTATCCAAATGAAGCCTTTGAATTTTACGTCAGCACCGGTCTCGTCACTCAAGAGTGCAAACCTTACGACATCGAATTTCTCAAAAAGCGCCAATGTGACAAGAAATGTGTCAATGGTGCAGATTATGCTGGAGATAAACATAGAGGCTCTTCAGTTAAGGCGGTGAACAGCGAAGAGGGGACTATTAAAGctgaattattcaaaaatggaCCGATACAAGCCGCATTTTCGGTatatgaagattttaagaaatacgAAGGGGGAATTTACGAGCATAAATACGGGGAGCTACTAGGTGGACACAGTGTTAGACTGATAGGGTATGGTGTAGAGAATAATGTTCCATATTGGTTGGTGGCGAACAGCTGGGGCACAGGTTGGGGTGAAAAAGGATTTTTTAGGATCAAACGGTACGGCAAAGACGTTGAATTTGAAAACTACTTATGTACCGTATTTCCCTAG